A DNA window from Candidatus Methylomirabilota bacterium contains the following coding sequences:
- a CDS encoding NAD(+)/NADH kinase, with protein sequence MTRIGIIARGDRPDARSVVRELVQWLQARGCRVVGDRETAGLLPEGTTAVDRAALPAEVDLIVVLGGDGTLLSVARLVDGLDVPILGVNLGGLGFLTATTLEALFPTLDAVLRGDYTAEDRMVLAATHSRGGEALADYLALNDVVIAKGALGRLVDLEVSVDGQMVTAYRADGLIIATPTGSTAYNLSAAGPILFPTMDAIVLTPICSHALTNRPIVLPGTVELEVGLLTDTPDVALSLDGQAGLALTAKDVIRVRRAGARIRLIRDPQKTYFQVLRTKLKWGER encoded by the coding sequence GTGACGCGCATCGGCATCATCGCGCGGGGAGACCGCCCCGACGCGCGCAGCGTCGTCCGGGAGCTCGTCCAGTGGCTCCAGGCGCGCGGGTGCCGGGTGGTCGGCGACCGCGAGACGGCCGGGCTGCTCCCCGAAGGCACGACGGCCGTCGACCGGGCCGCGCTGCCGGCCGAGGTGGATCTGATCGTGGTCCTCGGCGGGGACGGCACGCTGCTCTCGGTGGCCCGGCTGGTTGACGGCCTCGACGTTCCGATCCTCGGGGTCAACCTCGGGGGCCTCGGCTTCCTCACGGCGACGACGCTCGAGGCGCTCTTTCCGACCCTCGATGCGGTGCTGCGGGGCGACTACACGGCCGAGGACCGGATGGTCCTGGCCGCCACGCACAGCCGCGGCGGCGAGGCGCTGGCCGATTACCTCGCGCTGAACGACGTCGTCATCGCCAAGGGGGCCCTGGGCCGCCTGGTCGACCTCGAGGTGTCCGTCGACGGCCAGATGGTGACCGCCTACCGCGCCGACGGGCTGATCATCGCCACCCCGACGGGCTCGACGGCTTACAATCTCTCGGCGGCGGGGCCCATCCTGTTCCCAACCATGGACGCCATCGTCCTCACGCCGATCTGCTCCCACGCCCTGACGAACCGCCCGATCGTCCTTCCGGGCACGGTGGAGCTCGAGGTGGGCCTCTTGACCGATACGCCGGATGTCGCGCTCTCGCTCGATGGGCAGGCGGGGCTCGCGCTGACCGCCAAGGACGTCATTCGCGTCCGGCGCGCCGGTGCCCGGATCCGTCTCATTCGGGACCCGCAGAAAACCTACTTTCAGGTGCTACGGACCAAGCTAAAATGGGGCGAACGTTGA
- the recN gene encoding DNA repair protein RecN — translation MLKELRIRNLAIIDAVTIPFSPGLNILTGETGAGKSIMIDALTLLLGERAQPTETIRTGAESATIEAVFTLPRKSPVPALLDAHGFALDEGQLVVRRELVRGGRGRAFLNDSNATLSVLEKLGEALVEVHGQHESQALLRPSRHLDLIDAFGGLGILREKLRQRYEEWQTVAAELADLTAAARDKASRLELYQTQIAEIEAARLQPGEEETLREERKRLQNAERLAEGATAAYTHLYDDPGAAAARLGQATAALRELAKVDPSLAATVQALDVSAVQLDEAVRALRSYRDTIVFDPPRLDEIERRLDEVGRLRRKYGDTVEVVLAARDQMAAELDKLTHGDEQSRQLGERLEKLRTELGTRAADLSARRGQAAAQLENLVTAELTELDIDKPVFKVRFSREPAGEGEIAVGPEGWRLQARGVDQAEFLFSPNPGEEPKPLARIVSGGELSRTMLALKVILAASDAVPVLIFDEVDAGIGGKTADIVGRKLRQVARTRQVLCITHLPQIACYADHHLLAEKRVEEDRTVTTVTVLGKEERVREVARMLGGESVTETSLQHAVELIGQARPR, via the coding sequence GTGCTCAAAGAGCTGCGCATCCGGAACCTGGCGATCATCGACGCGGTCACCATTCCGTTCAGTCCCGGCCTCAACATCCTCACGGGCGAAACGGGCGCCGGCAAGTCCATCATGATCGACGCCCTGACCCTCCTCCTCGGCGAGCGGGCCCAGCCCACCGAGACCATCCGGACCGGCGCCGAGTCCGCGACCATCGAGGCGGTGTTCACGCTGCCCCGGAAGAGTCCCGTTCCGGCGCTCCTCGACGCGCATGGGTTCGCGCTCGACGAGGGACAGCTCGTCGTGCGCCGCGAGCTGGTCCGGGGCGGGCGAGGCCGCGCCTTCCTGAACGACTCGAATGCGACCCTGTCGGTCCTCGAGAAGCTCGGGGAAGCGCTGGTCGAGGTCCATGGCCAGCACGAGTCGCAGGCGCTCCTGCGCCCGAGCCGGCATCTGGACCTGATCGACGCCTTCGGGGGACTCGGCATCCTGCGCGAGAAGCTCCGGCAGCGGTACGAGGAGTGGCAGACGGTCGCCGCCGAGCTGGCCGATCTGACGGCGGCCGCCCGGGACAAGGCCTCACGGCTCGAGCTCTATCAGACGCAGATCGCCGAAATCGAGGCCGCACGCCTCCAGCCGGGCGAGGAGGAGACCCTGCGGGAGGAGCGGAAGCGCCTGCAGAACGCCGAGCGCCTCGCCGAGGGGGCGACCGCCGCCTACACGCACCTCTACGATGACCCCGGCGCCGCCGCGGCGCGGCTCGGTCAGGCCACGGCGGCGCTTCGCGAGCTGGCCAAGGTCGACCCGTCCCTGGCGGCCACCGTCCAGGCCCTGGACGTCTCGGCCGTCCAGCTCGATGAGGCGGTCCGGGCGCTTCGGAGCTACCGGGACACCATCGTGTTCGATCCGCCGCGACTCGACGAGATCGAGCGGCGGCTCGACGAGGTCGGGCGGCTCCGGCGGAAGTACGGCGACACCGTCGAGGTCGTGCTGGCCGCGCGCGATCAGATGGCCGCCGAGCTCGACAAGCTGACGCACGGGGACGAGCAGAGCCGTCAGCTCGGCGAGCGGCTGGAAAAGCTCCGGACCGAGCTCGGCACGCGGGCGGCCGACCTGTCGGCCCGCCGCGGCCAGGCCGCCGCCCAGCTCGAGAACCTGGTCACCGCCGAGCTGACCGAGCTCGACATCGACAAGCCGGTATTCAAGGTGCGGTTCAGCCGGGAGCCGGCCGGAGAGGGCGAGATCGCCGTCGGCCCTGAGGGCTGGCGGCTGCAAGCCCGCGGCGTGGATCAGGCGGAGTTCCTCTTCTCCCCGAACCCGGGCGAGGAGCCCAAGCCCCTTGCCCGGATCGTCTCCGGGGGAGAGCTCTCGCGGACGATGCTCGCGCTCAAGGTCATCCTGGCGGCCTCCGACGCCGTCCCGGTCCTGATCTTCGACGAGGTGGACGCGGGGATCGGCGGCAAGACGGCCGACATCGTCGGGCGGAAGCTCCGCCAGGTCGCCCGTACCCGGCAGGTGCTGTGTATCACCCATCTTCCCCAGATCGCCTGTTATGCGGATCACCACCTGCTGGCCGAGAAGCGGGTCGAGGAGGACCGGACCGTCACCACCGTGACCGTGCTCGGCAAAGAAGAGCGCGTTCGCGAGGTGGCCCGCATGCTGGGTGGTGAGTCGGTGACGGAGACGAGCCTCCAGCACGCCGTGGAGCTGATCGGCCAGGCCCGCCCGCGCTGA
- a CDS encoding TlyA family RNA methyltransferase codes for MTRPLAASATPRSATSSGSRDRRRLDQLLVERGHAESRAEAARLILAGRVRSAGQRLDKPGRLVRVDLPLDLEAAAPYVGRGGEKLAAALDAFGVSPAGRVCLDVGASTGGFTDCLLTRCARHVYAVDVGHGQLHPRLRADARVTVLEGVNARHLAPSRFAELPSLATVDVSFISLDKVLPAVTDCLGTERPRDIVALVKPQFEVGRGRVGKGGVVRDRERHREVLLRLGAFAAARGLAPRAVVASALRGAKGNREFFLHLQPGEAALPAPFDALVAAAVDA; via the coding sequence ATGACGCGACCCTTGGCCGCCTCCGCGACGCCGCGCTCGGCTACTTCTTCCGGTAGCCGCGACCGGCGGCGCCTGGATCAGCTCCTGGTGGAGCGGGGCCACGCCGAGAGTCGCGCCGAGGCGGCCCGCCTCATCCTCGCCGGGCGCGTCCGGAGCGCGGGCCAGCGCCTCGACAAGCCGGGACGGCTGGTCCGGGTCGACCTCCCGCTCGACCTGGAGGCGGCGGCCCCGTACGTCGGGCGGGGAGGCGAGAAGCTGGCCGCCGCCCTCGACGCCTTCGGCGTCTCGCCGGCGGGTCGCGTGTGCCTGGACGTCGGGGCATCGACCGGAGGATTCACGGACTGCCTGCTCACGCGTTGCGCCCGGCACGTCTACGCGGTCGACGTCGGGCACGGCCAGCTCCACCCGCGCCTTCGCGCCGACGCGCGGGTCACAGTCCTGGAAGGCGTGAACGCCCGCCACCTCGCGCCGTCCCGATTCGCCGAGCTCCCGAGTCTGGCGACCGTCGACGTCTCCTTCATCTCGCTGGACAAGGTGCTGCCGGCCGTCACCGACTGTCTGGGGACGGAGCGTCCCCGGGACATCGTGGCGCTCGTGAAGCCCCAGTTCGAGGTCGGGCGGGGCCGGGTCGGGAAGGGGGGCGTCGTGCGGGACCGCGAGCGGCACCGGGAGGTGCTCCTCCGGCTCGGGGCCTTCGCGGCGGCCCGCGGCCTCGCGCCCCGGGCGGTGGTCGCCTCCGCGCTCCGCGGCGCCAAGGGCAACCGCGAGTTCTTCCTCCACCTCCAGCCGGGCGAGGCGGCCCTGCCGGCGCCCTTCGACGCCCTCGTGGCGGCGGCGGTCGACGCGTGA
- a CDS encoding cold-shock protein yields the protein MGKTGRVKWFSDAKGYGFIEQEDGEDVFVHYSSIQGEGFKTLSEGQKVEFDVTQGPKGLQATRVVKL from the coding sequence ATGGGCAAGACGGGTAGGGTGAAGTGGTTCAGCGACGCGAAGGGGTACGGGTTCATCGAGCAGGAAGACGGGGAGGACGTCTTCGTTCATTACTCGTCGATCCAGGGTGAGGGCTTCAAGACCCTCTCGGAAGGGCAGAAGGTCGAGTTCGACGTCACCCAGGGCCCCAAGGGTCTCCAGGCGACGCGGGTCGTGAAGCTCTAG